A single region of the Enterobacter cloacae complex sp. R_G8 genome encodes:
- a CDS encoding TetR/AcrR family transcriptional regulator has product MSRPPNDPHRREKILQATLDTIAEHGIHAVTHRKIASCAGVPLGSMTYYFDGMESLLEEAFTWFTRQMSQQYRDFFAGVTSPEMACESITTLIHSSQVTTPHNMALMYQLYTFMHRSAALKTVMQDWMQMSQTTLEQWFDPVTTRALDAFIEGMTLHFVTDRAPLTREEIRAMVGRIAGEGDR; this is encoded by the coding sequence ATGAGCAGACCACCGAACGACCCGCATCGCCGGGAGAAGATCCTGCAGGCGACGCTGGACACCATTGCAGAGCACGGGATCCATGCCGTGACGCACCGTAAAATTGCCAGCTGTGCCGGGGTTCCGCTGGGGTCGATGACCTACTATTTTGACGGCATGGAGTCGCTGCTGGAAGAGGCTTTCACGTGGTTTACCCGGCAGATGTCGCAGCAGTACCGTGACTTCTTCGCGGGGGTAACCAGCCCGGAGATGGCGTGTGAATCTATCACCACGCTAATCCACAGCTCGCAGGTGACGACGCCGCACAACATGGCGCTGATGTATCAGCTCTACACTTTTATGCACCGCAGCGCAGCGCTGAAAACGGTGATGCAGGACTGGATGCAGATGAGCCAGACAACGCTTGAGCAGTGGTTCGACCCGGTCACCACCCGCGCGCTGGACGCTTTTATCGAAGGGATGACGCTGCACTTTGTCACCGACAGAGCGCCGCTAACGCGCGAGGAGATCCGGGCGATGGTGGGAAGGATTGCAGGCGAGGGGGACCGCTAG
- a CDS encoding MFS transporter, which yields MTLTSSRKALRLRMWALFMFFFIPGLLMASWATRTPAIRDILSVSTAEMGIVLFGLSIGSMSGILCSAWLVKRFGTRAVIRTTMCCAILGMLVLSVALWYASPVLFALGLLIFGGSFGAAEVAINVEGAAVEREMNKTVLPMMHGFYSLGTLAGAGVGMALTASGVSANLHILLAALISVVPVLTGIRAIPDGTGKNTSDEHKTAEKGLPFYRDFQLMLIGVVVLAMAFAEGSANDWLPLLMVDGHGFSPTSGSLIYAGFTLGMTVGRFTGGWFIDRYSRVAVVRASALLGGLGIAMIIFVDVDWIAGVSVILWGLGASLGFPLTISAASDTGPDAPTRVSVVATTGYLAFLVGPPLLGFLGEHYGLRSAMLVVLGLVMIAALVARAVAKPEKEQTTLEKGYER from the coding sequence ATGACTCTGACCTCATCCCGTAAGGCCCTGCGGTTGCGCATGTGGGCGCTTTTCATGTTCTTCTTTATTCCGGGTCTGCTGATGGCGTCCTGGGCCACGCGTACCCCGGCGATCCGCGACATTTTGTCGGTCTCCACCGCTGAGATGGGCATTGTGCTGTTTGGCCTGTCGATAGGATCAATGAGCGGTATTCTCTGCTCGGCGTGGCTGGTGAAACGCTTTGGTACCCGGGCGGTGATCCGCACCACCATGTGCTGCGCAATACTGGGGATGCTGGTGCTCAGCGTGGCGCTGTGGTATGCCTCGCCAGTCCTGTTTGCCCTGGGTCTGTTGATCTTTGGCGGCAGCTTTGGCGCGGCGGAAGTGGCCATTAACGTTGAAGGGGCTGCGGTCGAGCGCGAGATGAATAAAACCGTGCTGCCAATGATGCATGGCTTTTACAGCCTGGGCACGCTGGCCGGTGCGGGCGTGGGCATGGCCCTGACGGCCTCCGGCGTGAGCGCGAATCTGCATATTCTGCTGGCCGCGCTGATCTCAGTTGTGCCGGTTCTGACCGGCATCCGGGCGATCCCGGACGGCACGGGCAAAAACACCTCTGATGAACACAAAACGGCGGAAAAAGGGCTGCCGTTCTACCGTGATTTCCAACTGATGCTGATCGGCGTGGTGGTGCTGGCGATGGCGTTTGCCGAAGGCTCCGCCAACGACTGGCTGCCACTGCTGATGGTGGACGGACACGGGTTTAGCCCGACCTCTGGCTCGCTGATCTACGCCGGGTTTACGCTGGGGATGACCGTCGGACGCTTTACCGGCGGCTGGTTTATCGACCGCTACAGCCGCGTGGCGGTGGTGCGCGCCAGCGCCCTGCTCGGCGGGCTGGGCATTGCGATGATCATCTTCGTGGATGTGGACTGGATTGCCGGCGTATCGGTGATCCTCTGGGGCCTGGGTGCCTCACTTGGCTTCCCGTTGACCATCTCCGCCGCCAGCGATACCGGACCGGATGCCCCGACGCGCGTCAGCGTGGTGGCGACCACAGGCTATCTGGCCTTCCTGGTCGGGCCGCCGCTGCTGGGCTTCCTGGGTGAGCACTACGGGCTGCGCAGCGCCATGCTGGTGGTGTTAGGGTTGGTCATGATTGCGGCGCTGGTGGCGCGCGCCGTGGCGAAGCCGGAAAAAGAACAAACGACACTGGAGAAGGGATATGAGCGTTAA